The following are encoded in a window of Eschrichtius robustus isolate mEscRob2 chromosome 1, mEscRob2.pri, whole genome shotgun sequence genomic DNA:
- the LOC137758963 gene encoding non-secretory ribonuclease-like, with product MAPIQQNARLPLFLLLGLLGMVISRHAQPPNLTWAQWFQIQHINMAHPQCNDAMRVVNHYRMEMGNRHRMVCKDKNTFLHTTFAEVARVCTTGNVRCPSSRRMNCHTSSVQVPVTYCNLTRNAPRYMDCRYTQTQAQKIFFVACDNRSPQDNATYPVVPVHLDAII from the coding sequence ATGGCTCCAATACAGCAGAATGCCCGGCTTCCTCTCTTTTTGCTGCTGGGGCTCTTGGGAATGGTGATCTCACGCCAtgcccaacctcctaatttaacCTGGGCTCAGTGGTTTCAGATTCAGCACATAAATATGGCCCACCCTCAATGCAATGATGCAATGCGGGTGGTTAACCATTACAGAATGGAGATGGGTAACCGTCACAGAATGGTATGCAAAGATAAAAATACTTTTCTCCACACAACGTTTGCTGAAGTAGCTCGTGTTTGTACCACCGGAAATGTACGCTGCCCTTCATCACGCAGGATGAATTGTCATACTAGCTCAGTTCAAGTGCCTGTAACCTACTGCAACCTCACAAGAAATGCACCACGTTATATGGACTGCCGTTATACACAGACACAGGCACAGAAGATCTTCTTCGTTGCGTGTGACAACAGATCACCACAGGACAATGCCACATACCCCGTGGTTCCAGTTCACTTGGATGCGATCATCTAA